One genomic window of Leptospira harrisiae includes the following:
- a CDS encoding PP2C family protein-serine/threonine phosphatase, protein MNTKQAPKILVVDDNETNIEIITHILLGQGYEVAVAYDGEYALELAEALDFDLILLDILLPGISGLDVAKRLLVMERSKNTPILFLSALNETSDIVKGLETGAVDYITKPFQESEILARIRTHIKIKTLEKERIDLLQAIQKDLELAKSNQENLVTFQFPPSPLYQIYTSYKPMELVGGDLITYDLLPSGDLDILFGDVTGHGIAAAMVSLMAIITFKTMDKSFLSPSESLYWIHSTLTPLISTHFISAIYLRYKAEENLLSYSMAGHHHMFLIREKEIIKLGTKGFCLMMFPDQLNAENEDIFLISGDRLFLFSDGMFEVPNENEEYLGDQKFAELIETRIHLPSKEFLESIQDEVLVYSGGKVADDMTMLLLEIK, encoded by the coding sequence GTGAACACAAAACAAGCTCCGAAAATTTTGGTAGTCGATGATAACGAAACCAATATTGAAATTATCACTCATATTTTACTTGGACAAGGATATGAAGTAGCGGTTGCTTACGATGGTGAATATGCTTTGGAACTGGCGGAAGCACTTGACTTTGACTTAATTTTACTTGACATTTTGTTACCAGGGATCAGCGGGCTTGACGTAGCCAAACGTTTGCTTGTCATGGAAAGATCAAAAAACACCCCGATTCTATTTTTATCTGCTCTCAACGAAACAAGCGATATAGTCAAAGGGTTAGAAACTGGCGCAGTTGATTATATCACAAAACCATTTCAAGAATCCGAAATTTTAGCTAGGATTCGCACTCATATCAAAATTAAAACTTTAGAAAAAGAAAGAATCGACCTTTTACAAGCCATCCAAAAAGATTTGGAACTCGCGAAGTCAAACCAAGAGAATTTAGTGACTTTTCAATTCCCGCCTTCACCACTCTATCAAATTTATACATCTTACAAACCTATGGAACTGGTCGGAGGAGATTTGATCACCTATGATTTGTTACCTTCTGGTGATTTAGACATCCTCTTTGGAGATGTGACAGGGCATGGGATTGCCGCTGCGATGGTTTCTCTTATGGCTATCATCACTTTCAAAACCATGGATAAATCTTTTTTATCACCAAGCGAAAGTTTATATTGGATTCATAGTACACTTACACCTCTCATTAGTACTCATTTTATCAGTGCAATCTACTTACGATACAAAGCCGAAGAAAATCTTTTGTCTTACTCAATGGCTGGGCACCATCATATGTTTTTGATCCGAGAGAAAGAGATCATTAAACTTGGAACAAAGGGATTTTGTTTAATGATGTTCCCTGACCAACTCAATGCAGAAAACGAAGACATTTTTTTAATCTCAGGGGATAGGTTATTTTTGTTTTCTGACGGGATGTTTGAAGTTCCCAATGAAAATGAAGAATACTTAGGAGATCAAAAATTCGCTGAACTGATAGAAACTAGAATTCATCTTCCTTCCAAAGAATTTTTGGAATCAATCCAGGATGAAGTTTTGGTTTATTCTGGTGGGAAAGTAGCAGACGATATGACTATGTTACTTTTGGAAATCAAATGA